The window aaacccggttctcccagataagagagctatggctgacccaaggccattccagcagctgcaagtggaggagtggggaatcaaacccggttctcccagataagagagctctggctgagccaaggccgttccagcaggtgcaagtggaggagtggggaatcaaacccggttctcccagataagggagctctggctgacccaaagccattccagcaggtgcaagtggaggagtggggaatcaaacccggttctcccacataagagagctctggctgacccaaggccattccagcaggtgcaagtggaggagtggggaatcaaacccggttctcccacataagagagctctggctgacccaaggccattccagcaggtgcaagtggaggagtggggaatcaaacccggttctcccacataagagagctatggctgacccaaggccattccagcaggtgcaagtggaggagtggggaatcaaacccggttctcccacataagagagctctggctgacccaaggccattccagcaggtgcaagtggaggagtggggaatcaaacccggttctcccacataagagagctatggctgacccaaggccattccagcaggtgcaagtggaggagtggggaatcaaacccggttctcccacataagagagctctggctgacccaaggccattccagcagctgcaagtggaggagtggggaatcaaacccggttctcccacataagagagctctggctgacccaaggccattccagcaggtgcaagtggaggagtggggaatcaaacccggttctcccagataagagagctctggctgacccaaggccattccagcaggtgcaagtgaaggagtggggaatcaaacccggtgctcccagataagagagctatggctgacccaaggccattccagcaggtgcaaggggaggagtgcggaatccaacccggttctcctagataagagagctctggctgacccaaggccattccagcaggtgcaagtggaggagtggggaatcaagcccggttctcccagataagagtccgcacacttcaccaccacacccaaGTGTCTCTCCAACTACTTTGTCAACCACTTTGGGGAGGAAagataaatgaagtaaaacaaaaGAACACCCGTCATGAGGCAAGCAGAGGCTCCCTGCAGCTATTTGACGTTGCGACATTACAGGAAAGCCcgcgggaagggagggggaggccgcTGAAGCCCCGAGAAGGCCTTCGCGCACACGCGTGTATGTGTGAACCCTCTCCGGGACGCGTGTCACCGCCACCCGCCCGCGCCCACCCACCGTCGTTCGGGCTGCCTACCCACCAAGCGTCGCGGGCCTGCTTCGTCTCCGGGCAGGCGCAGCAAGGCTTGAGGTCAGGCGGCGGCTTCTGCTCGGCCGGAGGGGGCGCGGGAAGACCCGAAGCGGCGCTGGCCGCCACGCTCGACATGGCTCCCGATGGCGCATGCGCAAAGCCCGGGGAAAGGGCCAGCGGCCGGCACTTCCGCCTTTCGCTAACAAAGGGCCGGCCCGGCGCCTGTGACGTCATATGCACGCGACCGCGTGTCCCATGGAGatgaaggagtggggagagaGTGGCGCGCTTCCTCGGAGATCCAAGGTTATAGCGTTGGTTTGAAGCCGCAGCAGCGAGTTTGAATCCGgcggcaccttttaagaccaacaaagtcttattcatgGTGTAAGCTGTTGTGTGCACgtatttataccttgaataaaactttgttggtcttaaaggcgctgctGGGCTCGAACTGTTTTATGAAAGAGAATGGCACCCTTGCcacctactgcaggggtggccaacagtagctctccagatgttttttgcctacaactcccatcggcctcAGCCAGCatagtcaatggctggggctgatgggagttgtaggcaaaaaaaacatctggagagctacagctggccacccctgacctacggCATTGATCCACCCTTCTCTATTTTAGCCCGAACAAAGAAAACATTCGGGGCACTTCCTGGTCTGGCCCACGTTCAACAGAAGcagagattcaggtgggcagctgtgttggtctgaagcaggagtggccaaacgtgcccaaagtaagagccacatagaataaacatcaaatgtttgagaaccacaagcaggaagaaaggaaggtagaagcagaagaattgcagatttataccccaaatagatgaggggagaggtggaaagaaagcaactttatctttaaatgccttctccaagctgccagctggcttggagaagtgatttaaagagacaaatgctttcgccaagccagctaatggtggtgggagcttcaagagccacacaatatgtgtgaaggagccacatgcgactctcgagccacagtttggccacctttggtctgaagcaatagcacaaagttgctcttaaaggtgctactggagtctgtTCAACAGAAGCATGTTTCATCAGGAAGATCAATTAAATTGACAGTTGCTTTGCAGACCAAATTTCTTGGTCACATTTCTGAAACCTTAGTAAACCTCATAGTAGTAACAGCAAGACTAGGATCCTATgtcttttatttattgatttgctttgatttatatcccgccctctccgccgaagtaggctcagggctTCCTACTTACAATAAGCGAAGCACAGCGGTACAGACCATAGTCCTCAATCTTTTATCTCAGCACGTTTGAAAACCACTTTGTGCAGTACAACCCTAGCATGTGAGCACAGAGGAGCTCTTGAaccattcagttttgcatagtttgtggaaagccaggagtgcCGGGCTTTCCTCACTCCTTGGGCAGGCTGTGCCACAAAGCAGGAGCCACGATGGAGCAAGCACCTGTACCAGCAGTTGTCCGTTTTACCTGTATGCAGGTCAGCACCTGCAGAAgcccctgctgacctcagtgaaGTCGTCCTGGTGGCACATTGGGAGAGAGATCCTTTGGCAAATAAGAGgggtgtcaagcgccgatatttcccaataacagagtccttttgttttgaatcaaaagataggtttattgtaagaaacgcaggagctttgccaaggacacaagccttgggagtaatggggtacagacagttacacagttgctataaaGGATCTCATCAAAGGGTTACATtgcagatgcatacttgagtcacgggttcaaaggttactaagcaactatctattttactactaAGGACTcctaggctattggaaacatcaaatcTTCTCACACTCCTCTGTGAAGAGATAAGAGTTGTCCGTgtgaaaagggggtggggtgggcggcTTGGAGGTACCAGTGGCCGGCTTCTAGTAtgaacatcccagggccagatgttttcaCTACGTGCCCTCTGGATTGTAAATAATGgggaagagctggagagctgatgGCATGCTCTCTATAtagtaaaatgtggtccagaaatgagtGTGCTCGACAAGGGGCCAAGGCCATGGAGGGCTTTGTATGCaatagttgttgttcagtcgcacagtcgattctgactctttgtgaccccgtggaacaagtcacgccaggccctcctgtctttcaccatcctccgaagtctgctcaaattcgtgctagttacatcagtaacgctgcccagccatctcatcttttgccatccccttctttttgccttctttctttcccagcatcaggatcttctccagggagtgctcccttctcatttggtggccaaagtatttgagtttcagcttcagcatctgaccttccggggaacagtctgggttgatttcccttaggactgactgattggatcttcttgcagtccaagggactctcaagagtcttctcgagtaccacagcttgaaagtatctattcttctgtgctcggccttccttatggtccagctctcacagccatacattactactgggaaaccatcgctttgactatacagacttttgttggcagggtgatgtctctactttttattatactgtctaggTTTCCTACAGATGCCCTCCCAAGGagtaaatgtcttttaatttcatggctacagtcaccatctgcagtgaccttggatcccagaaatgtgaagtctgtcactactttcatgtctttcccttctatttgccaaggtgtgatggggccagatgccatgagcttagttttttgatgttgagtttcaagcctacttttgtgctctcctctttcaccctcagcaagagggTGCCCAACCAGAACAAACAATACCTTAAACTGAGCCAAGTAAtagatgggcagccaatggagtcTCCGCAGAATGAGGGCAAAAATGCATACTCTTGTCTAGCTCCCATGAATGGCTATTTAcgatatttttttttgttttgcgcTTTTAATAGTAACTTGCACAGGATCTTGCCTGAAAAAGCTGAGGCACCTACTAAGCTGGTGGGCAAACAGTGCAGGGCGCCCCTCACCTTTCAAAACATCAAGAATGTCGCCAGCTCGAATGTTGCAGCCAAATTTGGAACGTGTATACATCTGGTTGCCTTTGAGATGCAGGGATCCTGAGCATATGTGCAATGAAACCATGGAAACTGGTTAAAAATAACCTTGGAAGAGCAACGCTGGCTGTCAATAAATTCCCGAACACAACTCAGTGTCCTACCCTTAACATCTACCTGGATGTATGATTTGTTTGTTTAGAATATTTTACCACCGCTGCTCCAGGAACCAgtccaaacattttttttaacaattaaCTAAATCCAGTTGTAAAAAAAAGACCCAACCCAgactgggttgccaatcccctggtttggaggccctcctccttcttcaaggtcatcagaaaggggggggggaacgaggagggaaatgtctgttgggcactccattatttcctttggagactgagtcccatagggaataatggagaattgatctggggctctggaggggctgtttttttgagacagaggcaccaaattttcagcatagcatcaagtgcctctccccaaaataccccccaagtttcaaaaggagtggaccaggaggtccaattctatgagccccaaaagaaggtgcccctatccttcatcacttcctatggaaggaaggcatttaaaaggtttgcggatcttttaaatgtgatggccagaactccctttggagttcaattaggcttgtcacaccctggctccacccccaaagtccccagatatttcttgaaatgaacttggcaactctaaacgCAGTATATAACTATGATGAAGAGTCCCAAAGAACTGGAGAATCTGCACAACGTTTTGAGAGATTTGGGTCGCATCTAAATTTGATTTCCCGCAGTCACTTTTACAGTAAAATCCAAAGCAGGATCCCACCAATCAGAGTAACTCCGCCCCCCCAGGGGCCGATGAGCGGCACCCTCCTCAGCCAATCGGCGTTCAAATCCGTGGGCGTTCCTTCTTCCCTTTGGCGCAGAATCAGAGAGACGGGCCGTCCCGCCCCCTTAGAGGGGCGTGGCCTCTGCTGCCGTCGGCGTTCTAAGGACGCCCCGCCCCCGTGCCCCGCCGCGCTTCCGCGTTGCCGTGGTTACGGCGTCCGCCGGCCTGGAGCTGTAGCAGAAGGCCGCCGAGATGAGCCAGTCCGTGATCGTGACGCGGCAGCGGGCCCACGCCTCGTCCCGGTACCGCAGGGACATGGCGCCCAATCGTGCCTTCGACTTTCTCTACGGTAATGAGGAGGGGGCGGTGGGTGGGGCCGCGCGCCCCCTGCTGGTGCTTAACGGTCGCGAGGGAGGGCTGCGAGGCGGTACTTCCGGTGGGCTGGAGGCGGGGCCTTCCTGAATTTGCTGGTCAAAAGGAGGGGAGATGTTTCCCCATAGAGACGGCTGGGGAGCGGAAGCTGTTTCTTGCGTCTCTGGAGAACCATAGAGATCAGCTTTCTTATTCAGACCGGCACTTCCGGTTTCTCCACGAACTATCATAGATTGAAAACTCCTAGAGCGGTTGCTCAGCGGAGACCGGATTTCCTGAATGTTTTGGGTTGCTTTGCTGGCtctgtccggggggggggggagagtttgccAGTGATTTCTCTCTCCTGGAAGTTTCCTACTACGCATTAGGGGGAAATATTCGGAGCTGCTTAAAAGCCACACCCCTAACCCCGTGCAAGTTGCATCTGTTCCGTCCATCCCATTGGCAGGTGCTTGCAAGCGCCTCGAGTGCAAAGCAGAACTCAGGctggagcagaggtggccagacttccttaacttaagagccacatggtataaatgtcagacgtttgacagccgcaagacatgaacgtcagatgtttgagagccagaaggaaggaaggcaaatagatgagggagggagaggtggaaagaaagcaactttaaatgcattctccaagtcgctggctggcttggcttggggaaatgATCTAGAGAGACAAATGCTGtcctcaagctggctgatgggtagtgggggcttcaagagccccacaatctgtgtgaaagagccacatgtggctcccagactgcagtttggccacccttggtctggaGAGTCTTCCTTTGCATTTCAGGAGTTTGCATTTGCAGAAGTGAAGAAGAACGTTTGCAATCTCCTGGGAGTGAAGGGAGGAATTTCTGCAGAATTGCTTATACCAGGGACAACccagctgtggctctttcacacatattgtgtggctcttgaagcccccaccaccccatcagccagcttggagaaggcacttgtctctttagtttacttctccaagccaaacaagccagtggcttggagaatgcatttaaagttaaccaggttccataaggaggtccactagtggggccaggacactagaagccttcccactgttgccccccaagcaccaagaataccgagcatcacgTTGCATCCAGCAGGGTTTTCTCCCAAGCCTAACAATGCAAAGGCTAACTTTTTGGGGTGTAAGTCCCACTGCGCAGACTTCAGtcgaattctgagtagaccttcataggattgcactgtaaatcaccTACAGCCATAGCATCGGCATTCTGAAGACCAAATGATATTTCACGTGGAATATATTTCATGGCAAAAGGGAAACAACACCTCCATGCGGCGATTCAGCGGAAGGTGGGCACCGTCGGCCTTGTTCATTTGCCTGCAGGCCTTGTGCTTTAGCTGTTCTCTCAGTATCAGATGAAGAGCTCGGGTCTCACTAAGCCCAGAGCAACCCGCAGCTATGTGCAGACGTGTGCAATGCACCGTGGCAAAAAAAGCTTCCCATTATCCTGCAGAGAAGGATGCATGTTTGATTTTCAGCCTGTCTTACCTCCTGCATAAGTTCCATTCTGTCCTCCCGGAGGTCAGGTTGGCGGATTCTAGACTGAAAGGTTGAGTTGCTCCCACCTTCATGGTCCTGTACCTCTTCTCTAACAAGCCAGTCCTGTGCCTCTTCTCTAACTTCATGGTCCTGTACCTCTTCTCTAACAAGCCAGTCCTGTGCCTCTTCTCTAACAAGCCAGTCCTGTGCCTCTTCTCTAACAAGCCAGTCCTGTACCACTTCTCTAACAAGCCAGTCCTGTGCCTCTTCTCTAACTTCATAGTCCTGTACCTCTTCTCTAACAAGCCAGTCCTGTGCCTCTTCTCTAACTTCATAGTCCTGTACCACTTCTCTAACAAGCCAGTCCTGTACCTCTTCTCTAACTTCATAGTCCTGTGCCTCTTCTCTAATTTCATAGTCCTGTACCTCTTCTCTAACAAGCCAGTCCTGTGCCTCTTCTCTAACTTCATAGTCCTGTACCTCTTCTCTAACAAGCCAGTCCTGTACCCTCTTCTCTAACAAGC is drawn from Heteronotia binoei isolate CCM8104 ecotype False Entrance Well chromosome 4, APGP_CSIRO_Hbin_v1, whole genome shotgun sequence and contains these coding sequences:
- the LOC132570288 gene encoding cytochrome c oxidase copper chaperone — protein: MTSQAPGRPFVSERRKCRPLALSPGFAHAPSGAMSSVAASAASGLPAPPPAEQKPPPDLKPCCACPETKQARDACIIEKGEERCGPLIEAHKECMRALGFKI